One Prinia subflava isolate CZ2003 ecotype Zambia chromosome 8, Cam_Psub_1.2, whole genome shotgun sequence DNA window includes the following coding sequences:
- the LOC134553849 gene encoding uncharacterized protein LOC134553849 produces the protein MLGGRSGGMRRCRGAGLAALAAVLLVAVARAQVQQEPFLETIEGSGININCSHPKKQIEDLVHFYRQLPGRKPEFVALTARASKDVPDIAGELRVSADRRWSALWLRRPRRGDAAVYYCALGARAEEPGLRPGTNRRGRGRAGPGAQRRPRPAGGAAAPPAGPRAAPQLLPVPRARPHRARTARHARGPHTLPARPCPHTLAAHSPAQPRSRAALGPTPNCGAPHLCQRLSPSACACCCSQPPRQSEQLLLQSACRAR, from the exons ATGCTcggcgggcggagcggcggcaTGCGGCGGTGTCggggcgcggggctggcggcgctgGCTGCGGTGCTGCTCG TGGCTGTGGCCAGAGCCCAGGTACAGCAGGAGCCATTTCTGGAGACCATCGAGGGCAGCGGCATCAACATCAACTGCTCACATCCGAAAAAACAGATCGAGGATTTAGTCCATTTCTACCGTCAGCTCCCGGGACGAAAACCCGAATTCGTCGCACTCACTGCTAGAGCATCCAAGGATGTGCCGGACATCgcaggagagctgagggtgtCAGCGGATCGGCGTTGGAGCGCGCTGTGGctgcggcggccccggcgcggggaCGCGGCCGTGTATTACTGCGCGCTGGGCGCACGGGCAgaggagccggggctgcggccgggCACGAACcgccgcgggcggggccgggcggggccgggggcgcagcgccggccgcggcccgcagggggcgctgccgctccgcccgccgggccccgcgcggccccgcagctccttcctgtgccCCGAGCCCGCCCGCACCGAGCCCGCACAGCCCGGCACGCCCGGGGCCCGCACACGCTGCCAGCCCGCCCCTGCCCGCACACACTCGCCGCgcacagcccggcacagccTCGCTCCCGAGCCGCCCTCGGCCCGACACCCAACTGCGGAGCCCCGCACCTCTGCCAGCGCCTCTCGCCCTCCGCCTgcgcctgctgctgctctcagccgCCTCGGCAAAGCgaacagctgctcctgcagagcgCCTGCCGCGCCCGCtga
- the LOC134553874 gene encoding LOW QUALITY PROTEIN: feather keratin Cos1-2-like (The sequence of the model RefSeq protein was modified relative to this genomic sequence to represent the inferred CDS: deleted 2 bases in 1 codon) codes for MSTLGNYHFHKPPLGLGQLRATIKASLTSCSLIHFSCLLLLGIQVHLQPQAMSCYTQCRPCQPCGPTPLANSCNEPCVRQCQDSTVAIQPSPVVVTLPGPILSSFPQNTVVGSSTSAAVGNILSCDGVPINSGGFDLSCITSRYGGSRFRPC; via the exons ATGAGCACCTTAGGAAATTACCACTTTCAT AAGCCACCTCTGGGCCTGGGGCAACTCAGAGCAACTATAAAAGCCAGCCTGACTTCATGCTCTCTCATCCACTTCTCCTGCCTCCTTCTCCTTGGGATCCAG gtgcacctgcagccccaagCCATGTCCTGCTACACCCAGTgccggccctgccagccctgcggcccCACCCCGCTGGCCAACAGCTGCAATGAGCCctgtgtcaggcagtgccaggactCCACCGTGGCCATCCAGCCCTCGCCTGTTGTGGTGACCCTGCCTGGacccatcctcagctccttccctcagaacaccgtggtgggatcctccacctctgctgctgttggcaacatCCTCAGCTGTGACGGCGTGCCCATCAATTCTGGTGGCTTTGACCTGTCCTGCATCACCAGCCGCTATGGTGGCAGCAGATTTCGTCCCTGCTAA
- the LOC134554352 gene encoding olfactory receptor 6F1-like produces the protein MERKPGQAVGISLNQGDHGYLGMTVHEKVSVGSLTLENLTDLSIWKDMANGTSVEEFILLGFPGTWQFRVCFVVVFALMYTLTVIGNASIIVLVWTSSNLHTPMYFFLCNLSFLEIWYTTGVVPKAIGVMLGTSQTISFSVCILQLFFLLSLGSTECFLLSVMAYDRYLAICYPLRYSSLMNSVLSVRLALSSWLGGFLAISLLAFLTSRLTFCGPDVINHFLCDIDSCLALSCSDTWPVELATFLISIIVVVASCMVTLVSYMYIISSILRIQSAHGRKKAFSTCSAHLSVVTIWYGSTIFLYVKPSAQNSLDLNKIVNTFNTMVTPLLNPFIYTLRNKEVKLALGRAFRKRRSDVSQGIS, from the exons ATGGAGAGGAAACCAGGTCAGGCAGTTGGCATCAGCTTGAA CCAAGGGGACCATGGCTATCTTGGGATGACGGTGCATGAAAAAGTGTCAGTTGGATCACTTACACTGGAAAATCTG acGGACCTCAGCATTTGGAAGGACATGGCAAATGGGACAAGTGTGGAAGAATTCATCCTTCTTGGCTTCCCAGGCACATGGCAATTCCGAGTCTGCTTTGTGGTGGTATTTGCACTGATGTACACCCTGACAGTGATAGGCAATGCATCCATCATAGTCCTTGTGTGGACAAGCAGCAACCTACACACCCCAATGtacttttttctctgtaatcTCTCCTTCCTGGAGATCTGGTACACTACGGGTGTTGTTCCCAAAGCCATAGGAGTCATGCTGGGGACTAGCCAGACCATTTCCTTCAGTGTCTGCATCCTCCAgttgttctttcttctctctctagGCTCCACTGAGTGTTTTCTCCTGTCTGTCATGGCCTATGACCGCTACTTAGCCATATGCTACCCCCTGAGGTACAGCTCCCTCATGAACAGTGTCCTCTCTGTTCGGCTGGCactcagctcctggctgggaggcTTTTTGGCCATTTCCCTGCTGGCCTTTCTGACATCCAGGCTGACTTTCTGTGGGCCAGATGTCATCAATCATTTTCTATGTGATATAGATTCCTGCCTTGCCCTCTCCTGCAGCGATACATGGCCTGTGGAACTGGCAACTTTTCTCATCTCCATAATTGTTGTGGTGGCCTCCTGCATGGTCACCCTGGTCTCCTACATGTACATCATCTCTTCCATCCTGCGGATACAGTCAGCCCATGGCCGGAAAAAGGCCTTTTCCACCTGCTCTGCCCATCTCAGTGTTGTCACAATCTGGTATGGCTCCACCATATTCCTGTATGTCAAGCCCTCAGCCCAGAACTCCCTGGATCTGAACAAAATCGTGAATACCTTTAACACCATGGTAACTCCTTTGTTGAACCCCTTCATTTACACTCTCAGAAACAAAGAGGTGAAGCTCGCTCTGGGACGGGCTTTTCGGAAAAGGCGAAGTGATGTTTCACAGGGCATCAGTTGA